In a single window of the Actinomycetota bacterium genome:
- a CDS encoding LLM class flavin-dependent oxidoreductase — MAFPVALYLQDAHPVRDAMGFAVYAESKGFHSVWQAESRLVREATVPMAAIVSVTERIKVGSGVVDCWTRNPARLAATFSTLDDLAPGRVILGIGAWWDPLAAKVGITRAKPLSMMREVVTTVRALLNNETVTFHGEHVHLDGVELDYVYQERRAKDVPIYIGATGMKMMELAGEIADGVVLNYLVSADYNDRAMEALATGAERAGRSVDSLARPQLVVCSVHEDRQVALDMARLMVTQYLGQQPHIMKASGVPQSLLDAVGEVLTWPATHEQVEQASKLVPDEIVQKLTASGTAAEARDKVAHYVRHGCTCPILYPLGDVHAMIDAFAGWDGTGS, encoded by the coding sequence ATGGCCTTCCCCGTCGCGCTGTACCTGCAGGACGCCCACCCCGTCCGCGACGCGATGGGCTTCGCCGTCTACGCCGAGTCGAAGGGGTTCCATTCGGTGTGGCAGGCCGAGAGCCGCCTGGTTCGCGAGGCCACGGTGCCGATGGCCGCCATCGTGAGCGTCACCGAGCGGATCAAGGTCGGGTCCGGGGTCGTCGACTGCTGGACGCGCAACCCGGCGCGCCTCGCGGCGACGTTCTCCACGCTCGACGACCTCGCCCCCGGCCGGGTGATCCTCGGCATCGGGGCGTGGTGGGACCCGCTCGCGGCGAAGGTCGGCATCACCCGCGCGAAGCCGCTCTCGATGATGCGTGAGGTCGTCACCACCGTCAGGGCGCTGCTCAACAACGAGACGGTCACGTTCCACGGCGAGCACGTGCACCTCGACGGTGTCGAGCTCGACTACGTCTACCAGGAGCGCCGGGCGAAGGACGTCCCGATCTACATCGGCGCCACCGGGATGAAGATGATGGAGCTGGCCGGCGAGATCGCCGACGGTGTCGTGCTCAACTACCTCGTCTCCGCGGACTACAACGACCGCGCGATGGAGGCTCTCGCGACAGGGGCCGAACGCGCCGGCAGGAGCGTCGACTCGCTCGCCAGGCCCCAGCTCGTCGTCTGCAGCGTGCACGAGGACCGCCAGGTCGCCCTCGACATGGCGCGCTTGATGGTCACCCAGTATCTCGGCCAGCAGCCGCACATCATGAAGGCATCCGGTGTGCCGCAGTCGCTGCTCGACGCAGTCGGCGAGGTGCTCACCTGGCCGGCCACCCACGAGCAGGTGGAGCAGGCGTCCAAGCTCGTGCCTGACGAGATCGTGCAGAAGCTGACCGCCAGCGGCACCGCGGCCGAGGCGCGAGACAAGGTCGCCCACTACGTGCGCCACGGCTGCACCTGCCCGATCCTCTACCCGCTCGGCGACGTGCACGCGATGATCGACGCGTTCGCCGGCTGGGACGGCACCGGTTCCTGA
- a CDS encoding amidohydrolase family protein, with the protein MGATTPGLVCAHHHLYSTLARGMPAPPQQPTEFVSILEQVWWRLDAALDLEMLRWSAMLGATEALLSGTTAIVDHHESPNAIEGSLSVIAEACAEVGVRVVCAYGVTDRHGPDGARRGLEENRRFLREGGRGMVGVHAAFTCSDATLEAAAGLATDMGVGVHLHVAEGPVDSAAGARLASLAGDDWLLVHCVHLDRDLPGTIAHNPRSNMNNAVGYARPARRPNRVVLGTDGIGADMLEEMRLAYVAHRADDVLASPQVAWDWLFAGHELVPEARLDVVTWNYDHADSPWHVAFTPGIRALEVIAANGEVLLRDGRPTRVDLDEVRAKAAEQARRLHSLL; encoded by the coding sequence GTGGGCGCGACGACCCCAGGCCTGGTGTGCGCCCATCACCATCTCTACTCCACGCTCGCGCGGGGGATGCCCGCGCCGCCGCAGCAGCCGACTGAGTTCGTCTCGATCCTCGAACAGGTGTGGTGGCGCCTCGACGCGGCGCTCGATCTCGAGATGCTGCGCTGGTCCGCGATGCTCGGCGCCACAGAGGCGCTGCTCTCCGGCACGACGGCGATCGTCGACCACCACGAGAGCCCGAACGCCATCGAGGGGAGCCTGTCGGTGATCGCCGAGGCGTGCGCCGAGGTGGGCGTACGGGTCGTCTGCGCATACGGCGTCACCGACCGCCACGGCCCCGACGGGGCCCGACGCGGGCTGGAGGAGAACAGGCGCTTCCTCCGCGAGGGCGGCCGGGGGATGGTCGGCGTCCACGCCGCGTTCACGTGCTCGGACGCCACGCTCGAGGCCGCCGCGGGGCTGGCCACCGACATGGGAGTAGGGGTGCACCTGCACGTCGCCGAAGGGCCCGTCGACTCCGCTGCCGGTGCTCGCCTCGCATCGCTGGCCGGCGACGACTGGCTGCTCGTGCACTGCGTCCACCTCGACCGCGACCTGCCGGGCACGATCGCACACAACCCGCGCAGCAACATGAACAACGCGGTCGGGTACGCGCGCCCAGCGCGGCGACCGAACCGCGTCGTGCTCGGCACCGACGGCATCGGTGCCGACATGCTGGAAGAGATGCGCCTCGCGTACGTAGCGCATCGCGCGGACGACGTGCTCGCCTCGCCACAGGTTGCATGGGACTGGCTCTTCGCGGGTCACGAGCTGGTGCCCGAGGCCCGTCTCGACGTCGTCACCTGGAACTACGACCACGCCGATTCTCCCTGGCACGTGGCCTTCACCCCCGGCATCCGTGCCCTCGAGGTGATCGCCGCGAACGGTGAGGTGCTGCTGCGCGACGGGCGTCCCACGCGCGTAGACCTCGACGAGGTTCGCGCGAAGGCCGCCGAGCAGGCCCGCCGGCTGCACTCCCTACTGTGA
- a CDS encoding molybdopterin-dependent oxidoreductase, whose translation MSNVSPTAPPPPAGSTVALTVNGRNVAVRADHPHLLAALREELHLTAAKDGCSPSGQCGCCTVLIDGRAVVSCQQPLAKVAGRQVTTLEGFDPEERARFAQAFAASGGLQCGFCIPGIVVRAKAQIDKKGATLTRDDLARHLGAHLCRCTGYVKVLDAIEAVARGVEAVPLPIGGIGTRSAKYEAEALALGDRGYVDDLRVPGMLHAALHLSAHTRADVVGIDTAAAARAPGVVRVLTAADVPGELRVGLIHKDWPVMIPIGGRTSYAGDVLAVVVAETHQQARDAAALVEVSYVPLTPITDVESAIEDPEPAVWGTDSNVLGISEYRRGDADAALAASAHVVHEVFHTQRVEHAFLEPESTLAVPGESPVGPTLHVYSGGQGIWDDRDDIARVLGVPPGRITVELVSNGGAFGGKEDMSNQAHAALAAWHLRRPVKCTLSRGESLLMHAKRHPIRIESWAGCDADGRLTALKVRAIGDSGAYASVGMKVLERMAGHASGPYAFDAVDVQSIAVRTNNPVCGAFRGFGANQAQFAMEGCIDRLAERVGLSGWEMRARNVIDPGVVWGPGQVMDDGCRGARLCLDALRPHFDAAVAAGKAVGLGLGMKNSGLGNGFVEVTRACIRFRADSTVEVRHGWTEMGQGVSTVAAQVAVEELGLDPERIEVIVDTTRQLGFGQTTGSRGTLMGAGAVKAACDAARAGGCQVGVDYVGEYRVDWTQKLGEAEHPVIHSTFGYAAQLVVIDRGTGEIERVVAAHDVGRAVNPMLCEGQIEGSVHMGLGYALTEDFPADEATGFPIPTTLRALGILRAKDVPPIEVILVESPQPDSPYGIKGVGEIGLVPTSGAVAAALHDLDGQWRTVLPMRRTRSDDANETD comes from the coding sequence ATGTCAAACGTGAGCCCGACAGCGCCTCCCCCTCCGGCCGGTTCCACCGTCGCGCTCACCGTCAACGGACGCAACGTCGCCGTCCGCGCCGACCATCCCCATCTCCTCGCCGCGCTGCGCGAAGAGCTGCACCTCACCGCGGCCAAGGACGGCTGTTCGCCGTCGGGGCAGTGCGGGTGCTGCACCGTGCTGATCGACGGCAGGGCCGTGGTGAGCTGCCAACAGCCGCTCGCCAAGGTCGCCGGACGCCAGGTGACCACGTTGGAGGGGTTCGACCCCGAAGAGCGGGCCCGCTTCGCCCAGGCCTTCGCCGCGTCGGGCGGACTCCAGTGCGGCTTCTGCATCCCCGGCATCGTCGTGCGCGCCAAGGCGCAGATCGACAAGAAGGGGGCGACGCTCACCCGTGACGACCTCGCCCGCCACCTCGGAGCCCATCTGTGCCGCTGCACCGGCTACGTGAAGGTGCTCGACGCGATCGAGGCGGTGGCGCGTGGCGTCGAGGCCGTGCCGCTGCCGATCGGGGGCATCGGCACCCGATCCGCGAAGTACGAGGCCGAGGCGCTGGCCCTCGGCGACCGCGGCTACGTCGACGACCTGCGCGTGCCGGGGATGCTCCACGCCGCGCTCCACCTCAGCGCCCACACCCGCGCCGACGTGGTCGGCATCGACACCGCCGCGGCGGCGCGCGCACCGGGCGTGGTGCGTGTGCTGACCGCGGCCGACGTGCCGGGCGAACTGCGGGTCGGCCTGATCCACAAGGACTGGCCCGTGATGATCCCGATCGGCGGGCGCACGAGCTACGCCGGCGACGTGCTCGCCGTGGTCGTGGCCGAGACCCACCAGCAGGCACGCGACGCCGCGGCACTCGTCGAGGTGAGCTACGTCCCGCTCACCCCGATCACCGACGTCGAGTCCGCCATCGAAGATCCCGAGCCGGCGGTGTGGGGCACCGATTCCAACGTGCTCGGCATCAGCGAGTACCGCCGCGGCGACGCCGACGCGGCCCTCGCCGCCAGTGCTCACGTGGTGCACGAGGTGTTCCACACCCAGCGGGTGGAGCACGCCTTCTTGGAGCCCGAGAGCACGCTCGCCGTCCCCGGCGAATCCCCCGTCGGGCCGACCCTGCACGTCTACTCCGGTGGCCAAGGCATCTGGGACGACCGCGACGACATCGCGCGGGTGCTCGGAGTACCGCCGGGACGGATCACGGTCGAGCTGGTGTCCAACGGCGGCGCGTTCGGCGGCAAGGAGGACATGAGCAACCAGGCCCACGCCGCTCTCGCCGCCTGGCATCTGCGGCGTCCGGTGAAGTGCACGCTGTCGAGGGGCGAGAGCTTGCTCATGCACGCGAAGCGCCACCCGATCCGCATCGAGAGCTGGGCGGGTTGCGACGCGGACGGCAGGCTGACCGCGCTCAAGGTGCGCGCCATCGGTGACTCCGGCGCGTACGCGAGCGTGGGGATGAAGGTGCTCGAGCGCATGGCCGGGCACGCGAGCGGGCCGTACGCGTTCGACGCGGTCGACGTGCAGTCGATCGCCGTGCGCACGAACAACCCGGTGTGCGGGGCGTTTCGCGGCTTCGGCGCCAACCAGGCGCAGTTCGCGATGGAGGGCTGCATCGACCGCCTCGCCGAGCGCGTCGGGCTCTCCGGGTGGGAGATGCGCGCCCGCAACGTGATCGACCCTGGAGTGGTGTGGGGCCCCGGCCAGGTGATGGACGACGGCTGCCGCGGCGCCCGGTTGTGCCTCGACGCCTTGCGCCCCCACTTCGACGCCGCGGTGGCCGCGGGCAAGGCCGTCGGGTTGGGTCTCGGGATGAAGAACAGCGGCCTCGGCAACGGGTTCGTCGAGGTGACGCGCGCCTGCATCCGCTTCCGGGCCGACTCCACTGTCGAGGTGCGCCACGGCTGGACGGAGATGGGCCAGGGGGTGAGCACGGTCGCCGCGCAAGTGGCCGTCGAGGAGCTCGGCCTCGACCCGGAGCGGATCGAGGTGATCGTCGACACCACCCGCCAGCTCGGCTTCGGACAGACCACCGGCTCGCGCGGCACGCTGATGGGTGCCGGCGCGGTGAAGGCCGCGTGCGACGCCGCACGGGCAGGGGGCTGCCAGGTGGGCGTCGACTACGTAGGTGAGTACCGCGTCGACTGGACACAGAAGCTCGGCGAGGCGGAGCACCCCGTGATCCACTCCACGTTCGGCTACGCGGCGCAGCTCGTCGTGATCGACCGTGGTACCGGAGAGATCGAGCGGGTCGTCGCCGCCCACGACGTCGGCCGGGCTGTCAACCCGATGCTGTGCGAGGGCCAGATCGAGGGCAGCGTGCACATGGGCCTCGGCTACGCGCTCACCGAGGACTTCCCCGCCGACGAAGCCACCGGCTTTCCCATCCCGACGACCCTGCGCGCTCTCGGCATCCTCCGCGCGAAGGACGTCCCGCCGATCGAGGTCATCCTCGTCGAGAGCCCACAACCCGATTCGCCCTACGGGATCAAGGGCGTCGGCGAGATCGGTCTCGTGCCGACGAGCGGCGCAGTCGCGGCGGCCCTGCACGACCTCGACGGTCAGTGGCGCACGGTGCTGCCGATGCGCCGGACGCGCAGCGACGACGCGAACGAGACGGATTGA
- a CDS encoding N-carbamoyl-D-amino-acid hydrolase yields MNPPSPRVVTVGAAQLGPIQLDDSRADVVERLVALVRQGHAHGCDLVVYPELALTTFFPRWFVDDLGTADHWYETSMPNDDVQPLFDEAARLRVGFCLGYAELTEPDAAGERHRYNTQVLVERDGSVVAHYRKVHIPGHDHHEPERPFQHAERHYFEPGPAEPGVWDAFGARVGMMICNDRRWPETYRVMGLQGVELILCGYNTPIHYVPDPSQDVLQGFHNALVMQAGAYQNGTWVVGVAKAGVEEGVDSLAQSCIVAPSGQIVAQAYTTGDELVVARCDLDWCLRYTGTLFDFDRYRRPELYGRISAPRDGAT; encoded by the coding sequence GTGAACCCGCCCAGTCCGCGCGTGGTCACCGTCGGGGCCGCACAGCTCGGGCCGATCCAGCTCGACGACAGCCGTGCCGACGTCGTCGAGCGCCTGGTGGCACTGGTCCGCCAGGGCCACGCCCACGGCTGCGATCTGGTCGTCTACCCCGAGCTCGCGCTGACCACGTTCTTCCCCCGCTGGTTCGTCGACGATCTCGGCACCGCCGACCACTGGTACGAGACCTCGATGCCCAACGACGACGTGCAGCCGCTGTTCGACGAGGCGGCGCGCCTTCGCGTCGGGTTCTGCCTCGGATACGCCGAGCTGACCGAGCCGGATGCCGCGGGCGAACGGCATCGCTACAACACCCAGGTGCTCGTCGAGCGCGATGGCAGCGTCGTCGCGCACTACCGCAAGGTGCACATCCCCGGTCACGACCACCACGAGCCCGAGCGACCGTTCCAGCACGCGGAGCGCCACTACTTCGAGCCGGGTCCGGCCGAGCCCGGGGTGTGGGACGCGTTCGGCGCCCGGGTGGGGATGATGATCTGCAACGACCGGCGCTGGCCGGAGACATACCGGGTGATGGGGCTCCAGGGGGTGGAGCTGATCCTGTGCGGCTACAACACCCCGATCCACTACGTGCCCGATCCGAGCCAGGACGTCCTGCAAGGGTTCCACAACGCTCTCGTGATGCAGGCCGGGGCGTACCAGAACGGCACCTGGGTGGTCGGCGTGGCGAAGGCAGGGGTGGAAGAGGGCGTCGACTCGCTCGCGCAGAGCTGCATCGTCGCCCCGAGCGGCCAGATCGTGGCCCAGGCGTACACCACCGGAGACGAGCTCGTCGTCGCGCGCTGCGACCTCGATTGGTGCCTGCGCTACACCGGCACCCTGTTCGACTTCGACCGCTACCGGCGCCCAGAGCTGTACGGGCGGATCTCCGCCCCCCGTGACGGGGCGACGTAA
- a CDS encoding Zn-dependent hydrolase gives MVAPAGHLAVDGRRLIERLDALAEIGAIEGGGCCRLALTEADRAGRDLVVAWMEELGLQVGIDAIGNVVGTWATGSGAPVMVGSHIDTVATGGRFDGNLGVLAGLEVVETLMRAGVRPVRPVAVAFFTDEEGARFAPDMLGSLVYAGGMALETALDVVGVDGARLGDELERIGYAGSLPCPGPAPYAYVELHIEQGPLLEAEGVQIGAVTGVQGISWVELTIVGQSNHAGTTPIALRHDPGYVAAEVAVFARRLAVELGGHQVCTVGALTLHPNLVNVVAAKATMTIDMRNTDDTELLRAEAEMRAFVDAVAAQEGVEVSTRQLARFEPVEFDERMVKLVERTARAQGRTVRRMPSGAGHDAQMLARCCPAAMVFVPSAKGISHNPAEHTSPDDLQAGANVLLDVVAHLATEGLA, from the coding sequence ATGGTTGCGCCTGCCGGACACCTCGCCGTCGACGGCCGCCGGCTGATCGAGCGGCTCGACGCACTGGCCGAGATCGGAGCCATCGAGGGCGGGGGCTGCTGCCGCTTGGCGCTGACCGAGGCCGATCGCGCGGGACGCGACCTCGTCGTCGCGTGGATGGAGGAGCTGGGTCTCCAGGTAGGCATCGACGCCATCGGCAACGTCGTCGGCACCTGGGCCACCGGTAGCGGCGCACCGGTGATGGTCGGCTCGCACATCGACACCGTCGCCACCGGCGGGCGCTTCGACGGCAACCTCGGCGTGCTCGCCGGCCTCGAGGTGGTCGAAACGCTGATGCGTGCAGGCGTACGACCCGTCCGGCCGGTCGCGGTCGCGTTCTTCACCGACGAAGAGGGAGCCCGCTTCGCTCCCGACATGCTCGGCTCGCTCGTGTACGCCGGGGGGATGGCGCTCGAGACGGCGCTCGATGTCGTCGGCGTCGACGGCGCTCGTCTCGGCGACGAGCTGGAGCGGATCGGCTATGCCGGATCGCTTCCCTGCCCCGGGCCGGCTCCGTACGCGTACGTCGAGCTGCACATCGAGCAAGGCCCCCTGCTCGAGGCCGAGGGGGTGCAGATCGGAGCGGTCACCGGGGTGCAGGGCATCTCGTGGGTCGAACTGACCATCGTCGGGCAGAGCAACCACGCCGGCACGACCCCGATCGCGCTGCGCCACGACCCCGGCTACGTCGCCGCCGAGGTGGCGGTGTTCGCCCGCCGCCTCGCGGTGGAGCTCGGCGGTCACCAGGTGTGCACCGTCGGCGCGCTCACCTTGCATCCCAACCTGGTCAACGTCGTGGCGGCGAAGGCGACGATGACCATCGACATGCGCAACACCGACGACACCGAACTGCTCCGCGCCGAAGCGGAGATGCGCGCCTTCGTCGACGCGGTCGCCGCGCAAGAGGGCGTCGAGGTTTCCACGCGCCAGCTCGCCCGCTTCGAACCCGTCGAGTTCGACGAACGGATGGTGAAGCTGGTCGAACGCACCGCGCGGGCCCAGGGCCGCACCGTGCGCCGGATGCCGTCGGGGGCGGGCCACGACGCGCAGATGCTCGCCCGCTGCTGCCCGGCGGCGATGGTGTTCGTGCCGTCGGCGAAGGGGATCAGCCACAATCCGGCCGAGCACACCTCGCCGGACGACCTGCAGGCCGGGGCGAACGTGCTGCTCGACGTCGTGGCGCACCTGGCGACAGAGGGGCTGGCGTGA
- a CDS encoding aminotransferase class III-fold pyridoxal phosphate-dependent enzyme, translating to MDRVRLGELHADEEALFADRHPRSAELAAAARRHLLGGVPMPWMTRWPGAHPVFFAEASGARFRDVDGHEYVDLCLGDTGAMTGHALPQVADAVGAQARRGITTMLPSADAVWVADELARRFGLPSWQLAMTATDANRFVLRFARHLTGRPKICVVDWCYHGTVDETLVVLDAEGEVQPRPGAIGPQVHPALTTRAVPFNDLDALDAALAHGDVACLLMEPALTNIGIVLPSPGYLEGVRELTRRHGVLLVIDETHTICTGPGGATAAWGLEPDMFVVGKPIAGGVPAAAYGMSAAVAEQLGPVLHGHDVDVSGVGGTLTGNALALAAIRATLSTTLRAQDFAVMIPLAKAWTDGVRQAYEAAGLPWHVQQLGCRAEYWFCPPPRNGAEAAAAIDAELDAFMHLWALNRGVLLTPFHNMALFSPHHVAADVDRHTEVFAAALGALTG from the coding sequence ATCGACCGGGTGCGGCTCGGCGAGCTACACGCGGACGAAGAGGCGCTGTTCGCGGATCGCCACCCGCGGTCGGCCGAGCTGGCCGCGGCCGCGCGGCGTCACCTGCTGGGGGGCGTGCCGATGCCGTGGATGACGCGCTGGCCCGGCGCCCATCCGGTGTTCTTCGCCGAGGCCTCCGGCGCCCGGTTCCGCGACGTCGACGGCCACGAGTACGTCGACCTGTGCCTCGGCGACACGGGGGCGATGACCGGACACGCGCTGCCGCAGGTCGCGGACGCAGTCGGCGCGCAGGCAAGGCGCGGGATCACGACGATGCTGCCCTCCGCCGACGCGGTGTGGGTGGCCGACGAGCTGGCCCGGCGCTTCGGTCTGCCCTCGTGGCAGCTGGCGATGACCGCCACCGACGCGAACCGCTTCGTGCTGCGCTTCGCGCGTCACCTGACCGGGCGGCCGAAGATCTGCGTCGTCGACTGGTGCTACCACGGCACCGTCGACGAGACGCTCGTCGTGCTCGACGCCGAAGGCGAGGTGCAGCCCCGTCCGGGGGCGATCGGGCCCCAGGTGCACCCCGCGCTGACCACCCGGGCGGTGCCGTTCAACGACCTCGACGCGCTCGACGCCGCGCTCGCCCACGGCGACGTGGCGTGCCTGCTGATGGAGCCCGCGCTGACCAACATCGGCATCGTGCTGCCTTCCCCCGGCTACCTGGAGGGGGTGCGTGAGCTCACCCGGCGCCACGGGGTGCTGCTCGTCATCGACGAGACCCACACCATCTGCACCGGGCCGGGCGGCGCGACGGCGGCATGGGGGCTGGAGCCGGACATGTTCGTGGTCGGCAAGCCGATCGCGGGCGGCGTGCCGGCCGCCGCCTACGGGATGAGCGCGGCGGTGGCCGAGCAGCTCGGCCCTGTGCTGCACGGCCACGACGTAGACGTCTCGGGGGTAGGTGGCACGCTCACCGGGAACGCACTCGCGCTCGCGGCGATCCGGGCCACGTTGTCGACCACGCTGCGGGCACAGGACTTCGCGGTGATGATCCCCCTGGCCAAAGCATGGACCGACGGCGTACGCCAGGCCTACGAAGCGGCCGGCCTGCCGTGGCACGTGCAACAGCTCGGCTGCCGGGCCGAGTACTGGTTCTGCCCGCCGCCGCGCAACGGCGCCGAAGCCGCCGCGGCGATCGACGCCGAGCTCGACGCGTTCATGCACCTGTGGGCCCTGAACAGGGGAGTGCTGCTGACCCCGTTCCACAACATGGCGCTCTTCTCCCCCCACCACGTTGCCGCCGACGTCGACCGGCACACCGAGGTGTTCGCGGCCGCGCTCGGGGCGCTCACCGGATGA
- a CDS encoding sulfite exporter TauE/SafE family protein, which translates to MSAGEITVLLAAVLVAATTQMVAGFGFALLAVPLMSTALDTHLAVVVTTALGLVTSAAQAWNGRRDTERVLAKRMTLAAFAGMPFGLLVFTQVNERVLRLLLGVCVLVVVVLLARRIDLRHAGPRLDWTAGAISGALSTSLSTNGPPLVFALQARHLSPHVFRPTINTVFAVSGVVSLSAFAIAGEVEAETLRAVALSIPALLAGLGLGISLRGHVDGERFRGLVLVLLSVAALGAIVAAVA; encoded by the coding sequence ATGTCGGCCGGTGAGATCACCGTGCTCCTGGCGGCCGTCCTCGTCGCGGCGACGACCCAGATGGTGGCCGGGTTCGGGTTCGCGCTGCTCGCGGTGCCGCTCATGTCCACCGCGCTCGACACGCACCTCGCCGTCGTCGTGACGACAGCTCTCGGCCTCGTCACGAGCGCTGCCCAGGCCTGGAACGGGCGCCGCGACACAGAACGAGTCCTCGCCAAGCGGATGACCTTGGCCGCCTTCGCGGGGATGCCCTTCGGACTGCTCGTCTTCACCCAGGTGAACGAGCGGGTGCTGCGCCTGCTGCTCGGCGTCTGCGTGCTGGTGGTCGTCGTGCTGCTCGCGCGGCGCATCGACCTGCGACACGCCGGACCGCGGCTCGACTGGACCGCAGGGGCGATCAGCGGCGCGCTGTCGACCTCGCTCTCGACCAACGGGCCGCCACTCGTGTTCGCGCTCCAGGCCCGGCACTTGTCGCCACATGTGTTCCGACCGACGATCAACACCGTCTTCGCGGTCAGCGGGGTCGTCAGCCTGAGCGCGTTCGCGATCGCCGGCGAGGTCGAGGCAGAGACCCTGCGCGCCGTCGCCTTGTCGATCCCTGCTCTGCTCGCCGGGCTCGGCCTCGGCATCTCGCTGCGCGGCCACGTCGACGGTGAGCGGTTTCGTGGCCTCGTCCTGGTGCTGTTGTCCGTCGCCGCCCTCGGCGCGATCGTGGCCGCGGTCGCCTAG
- a CDS encoding lysoplasmalogenase yields the protein MTTVWLLAALVPVAAANWWSRWTDDDALERWTKPVVTVLAIAIAATSGASGAAVACGVVALVLCLAGDVALLPAVNSFLAGLGAFLLGHLAFVPMLVLLDLEQPWLALVAVALLVPVHARFGWRIVAAANRTDPGLRLPVRAYLVVISAMAVVAWATGNVAATVGAAAFVASDTILGWRKFVGRSRWMGAAIMVTYHVAIVGLALSLVIDT from the coding sequence ATGACCACCGTCTGGCTCCTTGCGGCACTCGTGCCCGTCGCCGCCGCCAACTGGTGGTCGCGCTGGACCGACGACGACGCCCTCGAGCGCTGGACCAAGCCCGTCGTCACCGTGCTGGCCATCGCGATCGCGGCCACGTCCGGCGCATCGGGCGCGGCGGTGGCCTGCGGGGTCGTGGCGCTGGTGCTGTGCCTCGCCGGCGACGTGGCCCTGCTGCCGGCCGTCAACAGCTTTCTCGCCGGCCTCGGCGCCTTCTTGCTCGGGCACCTCGCGTTCGTACCGATGCTCGTGCTGCTCGACCTGGAGCAGCCGTGGCTGGCTCTGGTCGCCGTTGCGCTGCTGGTGCCGGTCCATGCCCGCTTCGGGTGGCGCATCGTGGCCGCGGCGAATCGAACGGATCCCGGTTTGCGGTTACCCGTGAGGGCCTACCTCGTCGTCATCTCGGCGATGGCGGTCGTGGCGTGGGCCACCGGCAACGTCGCCGCGACGGTCGGCGCGGCCGCCTTCGTCGCGTCGGACACGATCCTCGGCTGGCGCAAGTTCGTCGGGAGGTCGCGGTGGATGGGGGCGGCGATCATGGTCACCTACCACGTGGCGATCGTCGGCCTCGCGCTGTCCCTCGTGATCGACACCTAG
- a CDS encoding MBL fold metallo-hydrolase, whose protein sequence is MDDRFYFRQLLSGRDFAVGDPIAAQMVNFVYLIGDRATSRCLVVDPAYAVDELVGIAGADGMQIEGVLATHYHPDHIGGSMMGFTIEGVSRLLEVANVKVHVQDDEAPWVLRTTGLSETDLVRHAPGDVVSVGALEVHLVHTPGHTPGSQCFFVDGRLVSGDTLFLDGCGRTDLPGSDPAQMYDSLQRLASMPDDTIVFPGHRYSVPSSGTMSAVKEANYVYKPATREAWMQWFGGAG, encoded by the coding sequence GTGGACGACCGCTTCTACTTCCGCCAGCTGCTGTCCGGACGCGACTTCGCGGTCGGAGACCCGATCGCCGCCCAGATGGTCAACTTCGTCTACCTGATCGGTGACCGGGCGACCAGTCGTTGCCTGGTCGTCGATCCCGCCTACGCCGTCGACGAACTGGTCGGCATCGCCGGTGCGGACGGCATGCAGATCGAGGGAGTGCTCGCCACGCACTACCACCCGGACCACATCGGCGGTTCGATGATGGGCTTCACGATCGAGGGGGTGTCCCGCCTGCTCGAAGTCGCGAACGTGAAGGTGCACGTGCAAGACGACGAGGCGCCGTGGGTGCTGCGCACGACGGGTCTCTCCGAGACCGACCTGGTCCGCCACGCGCCCGGCGACGTCGTGTCCGTCGGCGCGCTCGAGGTCCACCTCGTGCACACGCCGGGGCACACGCCCGGCTCACAGTGCTTCTTCGTCGACGGGCGCCTGGTGTCCGGTGACACGTTGTTCCTCGACGGGTGCGGGCGCACCGACCTGCCCGGCAGCGATCCGGCACAGATGTACGACAGCCTCCAGCGCCTGGCGTCCATGCCCGACGACACGATCGTGTTCCCCGGCCACCGCTACTCGGTGCCCTCGAGCGGCACGATGTCTGCGGTCAAGGAGGCGAACTACGTCTACAAGCCGGCCACCCGGGAGGCGTGGATGCAGTGGTTCGGTGGCGCCGGTTAG